One stretch of Acidobacteriota bacterium DNA includes these proteins:
- a CDS encoding M48 family metalloprotease, translating into MKHRIMLVVVALAAVAAIVVAQRRQVEADVGPAAIVHFIADTEHELSRLPAESTRMTDAEEIAIGNEIVRDHAAELGSSEQTNTPMAAYVERVGMEVAARAHRKLPYKIHYIQDDGFVNAFALPGGNVFIGSGLVNLMDTEDELASVLGHEIEHIDHYHCAERYQLEARLRRIGAGDLAAIAQLPLAVFQAGYSKDQEFEADREGTRLAVLAGYSPLGAVRLFEAFERMEQTQQRRTHPAATPADEAARVALGTLSGYFRSHPYAAERAARIRRMIVTEHWEAKGQEKPLEMGGINAARPPGTAPMIGTH; encoded by the coding sequence GTGAAACATCGCATCATGCTGGTGGTGGTGGCGCTGGCGGCGGTGGCCGCGATCGTGGTGGCGCAACGCCGCCAGGTGGAGGCGGACGTGGGGCCAGCCGCTATCGTGCACTTCATCGCCGACACCGAGCACGAGCTCAGCCGGCTACCGGCCGAGTCCACGCGCATGACCGACGCGGAAGAGATCGCCATCGGCAACGAGATCGTGCGCGACCACGCCGCCGAGCTGGGTTCCAGCGAGCAGACGAATACCCCGATGGCCGCGTACGTGGAACGCGTCGGCATGGAAGTGGCCGCGCGCGCGCATCGCAAGCTGCCCTACAAGATCCACTACATCCAGGATGACGGTTTCGTGAACGCCTTTGCGCTGCCCGGCGGAAACGTCTTCATCGGCTCCGGCCTGGTGAACCTGATGGACACCGAGGACGAGCTCGCCAGTGTGCTCGGCCACGAGATCGAGCACATCGACCACTACCACTGCGCGGAACGTTACCAGCTGGAAGCCCGGCTGCGGCGCATCGGCGCCGGCGACCTCGCCGCCATCGCGCAGTTGCCGCTGGCAGTCTTTCAAGCCGGCTATTCCAAAGATCAGGAGTTCGAGGCGGACCGCGAAGGTACCCGCCTCGCCGTGCTCGCCGGATATTCACCGCTCGGCGCTGTCCGCCTGTTCGAAGCCTTCGAACGCATGGAGCAAACGCAGCAAAGGCGCACCCATCCCGCCGCCACCCCCGCAGACGAAGCCGCGCGCGTCGCGCTCGGCACGCTCTCCGGATACTTTCGCTCGCATCCCTACGCCGCCGAGCGGGCTGCGCGGATCCGGCGCATGATCGTGACCGAGCACTGGGAAGCCAAGGGGCAGGAGAAGCCGCTGGAGATGGGCGGCATCAACGCCGCGCGTCCGCCCGGGACGGCGCCCATGATCGGAACCCATTAA